From one Streptomyces sp. 846.5 genomic stretch:
- a CDS encoding DUF5304 family protein, whose translation MTTADDRNNEDVWAEAVAEDAAGDDVPVHVSDTHDADTHDADTHDADTQDTHDAVAETGGTSAKPASPADFFGPELTPLVDEVRRFATTLGEKVSAASTAASNGDSLGALQNLAAPLRSKHPEVYGHLIAAGGELLAAYRAAVSASEKRWTAEKPASSEQIDLD comes from the coding sequence ATGACGACTGCCGACGACCGGAACAACGAGGACGTGTGGGCCGAGGCCGTGGCCGAGGACGCCGCGGGGGACGACGTGCCCGTCCACGTCAGTGACACCCATGACGCCGACACCCATGACGCCGACACCCATGACGCCGACACGCAGGACACCCACGACGCCGTCGCCGAGACCGGTGGCACGTCCGCGAAGCCCGCCTCCCCGGCCGACTTCTTCGGCCCCGAGCTGACCCCGCTGGTGGACGAGGTCCGCCGGTTCGCCACCACGCTGGGGGAGAAGGTCAGCGCCGCCTCCACCGCCGCGAGCAACGGCGACAGCCTGGGCGCCCTGCAGAACCTCGCCGCGCCGCTGCGCAGCAAGCACCCCGAGGTCTACGGCCACCTCATCGCCGCAGGTGGGGAACTGCTGGCGGCCTACCGCGCGGCGGTCTCCGCCTCGGAGAAGCGCTGGACGGCGGAGAAGCCGGCCTCCTCCGAGCAGATCGACCTCGACTGA
- a CDS encoding ROK family glucokinase, with translation MGLTIGVDVGGTKIAAGVVDEDGSILARTRVPTPADPQWAVGAIADAIKELQAGHDVTAVGVGAPGYIDRNRSTVIMAPNINWENEPLKSRIEDLVHLPTVIENDANAAAWGEFRFGAAAQHNDMIMITVGTGIGGGIVLEGRMYRGSFGVAGEIGHLNMVPDGIPCGCGSKGCWEQYASGRALRRYGRERAAADPVLGKRLLELNEGIAETITGSQITQAAEEGDPLALEVYDELADWLGRGMGDLASLFDPAVFVLGGGVSDSGSLLLDPVAKAFEKHLIGGVHRPRAEVVLASLGSAAGIAGAGDLARQV, from the coding sequence ATGGGACTGACCATCGGCGTCGACGTCGGGGGTACCAAGATCGCAGCCGGGGTCGTCGACGAGGACGGCTCGATCCTGGCCCGAACGCGGGTACCCACCCCTGCGGACCCGCAGTGGGCGGTCGGCGCGATTGCCGACGCCATCAAGGAGTTGCAGGCGGGCCACGACGTCACCGCGGTGGGCGTCGGCGCCCCCGGCTACATCGACCGGAACCGCTCCACCGTGATCATGGCTCCCAACATCAACTGGGAGAACGAGCCGCTGAAGTCCCGCATCGAGGACCTGGTGCACCTGCCCACGGTCATCGAGAACGACGCCAACGCCGCCGCCTGGGGCGAGTTCCGGTTCGGCGCGGCGGCGCAGCACAACGACATGATCATGATCACGGTGGGCACCGGCATCGGTGGCGGCATCGTGCTGGAGGGCCGGATGTACCGGGGCAGCTTCGGCGTCGCCGGCGAGATCGGCCACCTCAACATGGTCCCCGACGGCATCCCCTGCGGCTGTGGCTCCAAGGGCTGTTGGGAGCAGTACGCCTCCGGCCGCGCCCTGCGCCGCTACGGCCGCGAGCGCGCGGCCGCCGACCCGGTGCTCGGCAAGCGGCTCCTGGAGCTGAACGAGGGCATCGCCGAGACCATCACCGGCAGCCAGATCACCCAGGCGGCGGAAGAGGGCGACCCGCTCGCCCTGGAGGTCTACGACGAGCTGGCCGACTGGCTCGGACGCGGCATGGGCGACCTGGCCTCGCTGTTCGACCCGGCCGTGTTCGTCCTCGGCGGCGGTGTCTCCGACTCCGGCAGCCTGCTGCTCGACCCGGTTGCCAAGGCCTTCGAGAAGCACCTGATCGGCGGAGTCCACCGGCCCCGCGCCGAGGTGGTGCTTGCCTCGCTGGGCTCCGCCGCGGGTATCGCCGGCGCCGGCGACCTGGCCCGCCAGGTCTGA
- a CDS encoding endonuclease/exonuclease/phosphatase family protein, whose amino-acid sequence MDADDLPASGPQPDGSEVVRLLSYNIRSLRDDRTVLARLIRACAPDLLCVQESPRFWFPRQQAAWLARSTGLMLLSGGLSASGPLLLGRLRAMPLSVHDVLLPRTPGLHQRGFATTVVRIGAAAPFSVTSCHLSLDRDERYDQCGMLLEQLDRVGAPLAVVGGDFNEHPDGPGWKLLAGRLQDGWATAPWGSEFTSVPDNPYQRIDAVFATPGIDVLACGVPDLPRKDLIAATDHLPLIAVLRIPAGS is encoded by the coding sequence ATGGACGCCGATGATCTCCCCGCCTCCGGTCCGCAGCCCGACGGCTCCGAAGTCGTCCGACTGCTCAGCTACAACATCCGCTCGCTGCGCGACGACCGGACGGTGCTGGCGCGGCTGATCCGCGCCTGCGCTCCGGACCTGCTGTGCGTTCAGGAGTCACCGCGGTTCTGGTTCCCCCGGCAGCAGGCCGCCTGGCTGGCCCGTTCGACCGGTCTGATGCTCCTCTCCGGCGGGCTCAGCGCGTCCGGGCCGCTGCTGCTGGGACGGCTGCGGGCGATGCCGCTCTCCGTCCACGACGTGCTGCTGCCGCGGACCCCCGGGCTGCACCAGCGGGGCTTCGCCACCACCGTGGTCCGCATCGGGGCTGCGGCCCCGTTCTCGGTGACGAGCTGTCACCTCTCGCTCGACCGTGACGAGCGCTACGACCAGTGCGGGATGCTGCTGGAGCAGCTGGACCGGGTGGGCGCTCCGCTCGCCGTCGTCGGCGGGGACTTCAACGAGCATCCGGACGGGCCCGGTTGGAAGCTGCTGGCCGGTCGTCTCCAGGACGGCTGGGCCACCGCGCCCTGGGGCTCCGAGTTCACGTCCGTCCCGGACAACCCCTACCAACGCATCGACGCGGTCTTCGCCACCCCGGGCATAGACGTCCTCGCCTGCGGCGTGCCCGACCTTCCGCGCAAGGATCTCATCGCGGCGACGGATCACTTGCCACTGATCGCCGTGCTGCGGATTCCAGCGGGGTCGTAG